A stretch of the Streptomyces sp. NBC_01428 genome encodes the following:
- a CDS encoding S1 family peptidase, with the protein MRKPLVAALFALVIAGAGAAPAVAAPAPESAPAHSSASAVTADTRAPALKAVSLAGTVALSNCSGSVVRFPNSADTDPALVLSNGHCLETGFPEPGEVIVGQSSSRTFGLLNSAGTKVATLRASKVAYSTMTDTDITIYQLTSTYATIRNSYGISALTVQNTHPTAGTAITVASGYWKKLYNCNVDGFVYRLKEGDWTWKDSVRYTSACNTIGGTSGSPVVDQATGKVVAVNNTGNEDGERCTVNNPCEVDASGNVTVRQGINYAEETYQIPACFTTGNKLNLAASGCVLPKP; encoded by the coding sequence ATGAGAAAGCCTCTCGTCGCCGCGCTCTTCGCCCTGGTGATCGCCGGGGCCGGCGCGGCACCCGCGGTCGCGGCACCCGCGCCCGAGTCGGCTCCCGCGCACAGCTCGGCCTCCGCCGTCACCGCGGACACCAGGGCGCCGGCCCTGAAGGCCGTCAGCCTCGCCGGGACCGTCGCGCTCAGCAACTGCTCCGGATCCGTCGTCCGCTTCCCCAACTCGGCGGACACCGACCCGGCGCTCGTGCTCTCCAACGGGCACTGCCTGGAGACCGGATTCCCGGAGCCCGGTGAGGTGATCGTCGGCCAGAGCTCCAGCCGGACCTTCGGCCTGCTCAACTCGGCCGGCACCAAGGTCGCCACGCTGCGGGCCAGCAAGGTCGCGTACTCCACGATGACCGACACGGACATCACGATCTACCAGCTCACCAGCACCTACGCGACCATCAGGAACTCGTACGGCATCAGCGCGCTGACCGTGCAGAACACGCACCCGACCGCCGGTACGGCCATCACCGTGGCCTCCGGTTACTGGAAGAAGCTCTACAACTGCAACGTCGACGGGTTCGTGTACCGCCTCAAGGAGGGTGACTGGACCTGGAAGGACTCGGTCCGTTACACCTCCGCCTGCAACACCATCGGCGGCACCTCGGGCTCCCCGGTCGTCGACCAGGCCACCGGCAAGGTCGTGGCCGTCAACAACACGGGCAACGAGGACGGCGAGCGTTGCACGGTGAACAACCCGTGCGAGGTCGACGCGAGCGGCAACGTCACCGTCCGCCAGGGCATCAACTACGCCGAGGAGACGTACCAGATCCCGGCGTGCTTCACGACCGGCAACAAGCTCAACCTGGCCGCGAGCGGCTGCGTCCTGCCCAAGCCGTAG
- a CDS encoding N-acyl-D-amino-acid deacylase family protein has product MDHADLVIRDVDVADGSGAASYRADVAVRDGRIVSIVQEAAAAGCQRPRGTRELDAEGLVLAPGFIDMHAHSDLALLRDPDHSAKAAQGVTLEVLGQDGLSYAPVDDRTLAEVRRAITGWNGYGEDIDFTWRSVGEYLDRLDHGFDGEGIAVNAAYLIPQGTVRMLAVGWEDRDATPQELDRMRQLVADGLREGAVGMSSGLTYTPGMYAKDAELTALCRVVAEHGGYYCPHHRSYGAGALAAYEEMVALTREAGCPLHLAHATMNFGVNEGKAPDLLALLDTALAGGADITLDTYPYTPGCTTLVAMLPSWASEGGPEAVLARLRDDTTAERIRHHMEVLGADGCHGVPIEWRTIEISGVSDPDLGWYVGRSVQDAADLRGEAPWVTARRLLVEDGLGPTILQHVGHEENVRAIMRHPVHTGGSDGILRGDKPHPRAYGTFPHYLGRYVRELGVLSLEECVAHLTGRPAARLRLPDRGLVREGYRADLVLFDPATVAAGSTFEAPRTLPTGIPHVLIDGRFVVEDGRRTDVLAGRAVRRTA; this is encoded by the coding sequence ATGGATCACGCCGATCTCGTCATCCGGGACGTGGACGTCGCCGACGGCAGCGGCGCCGCCTCCTACCGCGCCGACGTGGCGGTCCGCGACGGCCGGATCGTGTCGATCGTGCAGGAGGCGGCGGCCGCGGGCTGTCAACGGCCGCGCGGGACGCGTGAGCTGGACGCGGAGGGGCTCGTCCTCGCCCCCGGCTTCATCGACATGCACGCGCACAGCGACCTCGCGCTGCTGCGGGATCCGGACCACAGCGCGAAGGCCGCGCAGGGCGTGACCCTCGAAGTCCTCGGCCAGGACGGCCTGTCCTACGCGCCGGTGGACGACCGGACGCTCGCCGAGGTCCGCCGGGCGATCACCGGGTGGAACGGCTACGGCGAGGACATCGACTTCACCTGGCGCTCCGTCGGCGAGTACCTGGACCGCCTCGACCACGGCTTCGACGGCGAGGGCATCGCGGTGAACGCGGCGTACCTGATCCCCCAGGGCACCGTCCGCATGCTCGCGGTCGGCTGGGAGGACCGCGACGCCACGCCTCAGGAGCTGGACCGGATGCGGCAGTTGGTCGCGGACGGCCTGCGCGAGGGCGCCGTCGGCATGTCCTCCGGACTGACGTACACCCCCGGGATGTACGCCAAGGACGCCGAACTCACCGCCCTGTGCCGGGTGGTGGCGGAGCACGGCGGCTACTACTGCCCGCACCACCGCTCCTACGGGGCGGGCGCCCTCGCGGCGTACGAGGAGATGGTGGCCCTCACCCGCGAGGCCGGCTGTCCGCTGCACCTCGCCCACGCCACCATGAACTTCGGGGTGAACGAGGGGAAGGCGCCCGACCTGCTCGCCCTGCTCGACACGGCGCTCGCGGGCGGCGCCGACATCACCCTCGACACGTATCCGTACACGCCCGGCTGCACCACGCTCGTGGCGATGCTGCCGAGCTGGGCGAGCGAGGGCGGGCCTGAGGCGGTCCTCGCCCGGCTGCGGGACGACACGACCGCCGAACGCATCCGGCACCACATGGAGGTGCTGGGAGCCGACGGCTGTCACGGCGTGCCCATCGAGTGGCGCACGATCGAGATCTCCGGGGTGAGCGACCCGGACCTCGGTTGGTACGTCGGCCGGTCCGTCCAGGACGCCGCCGACCTGCGCGGCGAGGCACCCTGGGTCACCGCGCGCCGCCTGCTCGTCGAGGACGGTCTCGGCCCGACGATCCTCCAGCACGTCGGCCACGAGGAGAACGTCCGCGCCATCATGCGGCACCCGGTGCACACCGGCGGCTCCGACGGCATCCTGCGCGGCGACAAGCCGCACCCGCGCGCCTACGGCACCTTCCCGCACTATCTCGGCCGGTACGTACGGGAGTTGGGCGTGCTGTCCCTGGAGGAGTGCGTCGCCCACCTCACCGGCAGGCCCGCCGCCCGGCTGCGGCTGCCCGACCGCGGGCTCGTCCGCGAGGGCTACCGCGCCGACCTGGTCCTCTTCGACCCGGCGACGGTGGCGGCGGGCTCGACCTTCGAGGCGCCGCGCACGCTGCCGACCGGTATCCCGCACGTCCTGATCGACGGGCGGTTCGTCGTCGAGGACGGCCGCAGGACGGACGTCCTGGCGGGACGGGCGGTCCGCCGCACGGCGTGA